In Eleutherodactylus coqui strain aEleCoq1 chromosome 11, aEleCoq1.hap1, whole genome shotgun sequence, a single window of DNA contains:
- the NUTF2 gene encoding nuclear transport factor 2 isoform X1, with protein MCDKRIWEQIGASFVEHYYRLFDCDRTQLKAIYTDASCLTWEGDQFQGKDAIIEKLSLLPFQKIQHIITSQDHQPTPDNCIVSMVVGQLKADDDQVIGFHQVFVLKNLQDVWVCTNDMFRLALHNFG; from the exons ATGTGTGACAAGCGGATTTGGGAACAGATTGGCGCTAGCTTTGTAGAACATTATTATCGGCTGTTTGACTGTGATAGAACGCAATTAAAAGCAATATAT ACTGATGCTTCATGTCTAACTTGGGAAGGCGACCAATTTCAAGGCAAAGATGCAATTATTGAGAAGTTGTCT CTGCTTCCTTTTCAGAAGATCCAACATATCATTACTTCACAAGACCATCAGCCAACACCTGACAACTGTATCGTCAGTATGGTCGTAGGCCAGCTCAAG GCAGACGATGACCAAGTTATTGGATTTCATCAAGTGTTTGTACTAAAGAACCTGCAAGATGTCTGGGTCTGTACAAATGACATGTTCCGGCTAGCACTGCATAACTTTGGTTGA
- the NUTF2 gene encoding nuclear transport factor 2 isoform X2, with protein MCDKRIWEQIGASFVEHYYRLFDCDRTQLKAIYTDASCLTWEGDQFQGKDAIIEKLSLLPFQKIQHIITSQDHQPTPDNCIVSMVVGQLKADDDQILGFQQIFLLKCCNGAWVCTNEVFRLALHNL; from the exons ATGTGTGACAAGCGGATTTGGGAACAGATTGGCGCTAGCTTTGTAGAACATTATTATCGGCTGTTTGACTGTGATAGAACGCAATTAAAAGCAATATAT ACTGATGCTTCATGTCTAACTTGGGAAGGCGACCAATTTCAAGGCAAAGATGCAATTATTGAGAAGTTGTCT CTGCTTCCTTTTCAGAAGATCCAACATATCATTACTTCACAAGACCATCAGCCAACACCTGACAACTGTATCGTCAGTATGGTCGTAGGCCAGCTCAAG GCAGATGATGATCAGATCCTGGGATTTCAGCAAATCTTTTTATTGAAATGTTGTAATGGTGCTTGGGTGTGTACCAATGAGGTCTTCAGGCTAGCCCTGCACAACTTGTAA
- the NUTF2 gene encoding nuclear transport factor 2 isoform X3 yields MQTEPLDSVGVPETDASCLTWEGDQFQGKDAIIEKLSLLPFQKIQHIITSQDHQPTPDNCIVSMVVGQLKADDDQVIGFHQVFVLKNLQDVWVCTNDMFRLALHNFG; encoded by the exons ATGCAGACAGAACCTCTCGATtcagtaggggtcccagag ACTGATGCTTCATGTCTAACTTGGGAAGGCGACCAATTTCAAGGCAAAGATGCAATTATTGAGAAGTTGTCT CTGCTTCCTTTTCAGAAGATCCAACATATCATTACTTCACAAGACCATCAGCCAACACCTGACAACTGTATCGTCAGTATGGTCGTAGGCCAGCTCAAG GCAGACGATGACCAAGTTATTGGATTTCATCAAGTGTTTGTACTAAAGAACCTGCAAGATGTCTGGGTCTGTACAAATGACATGTTCCGGCTAGCACTGCATAACTTTGGTTGA